From the genome of Trypanosoma brucei brucei TREU927 chromosome 11 chr11_scaffold01 genomic scaffold, whole genome shotgun sequence:
tttttgttgtagggGGTTTCGTGAATGACATTGTTTACTCTAACTGCTGTCTTTGTGTTTCTCGCCTTTGGTGACTGGATTGCGTGTCGCtttgacttttttctttttcttttttgaagcATGAGTGTTACGCTTGTCCATAGTTGTTTAGATAGCTGAAATCGTGATATGGATTCAAAGGGACGCGGTTCCAAGGCCAACGCACTTGGGTGCGCGAACGTTGTGGGCACCGCAGCAAATGCGGTCACCAACAATAACGGCAGTAACAGCAACCAACACCCTTATGCCCGACGTCATGTGAACAACAGCGGGGGTGCCTTTGTGAATGCCTTTCTTGCCTCCCCCACTTCTTTGTATAACACCCCGCAGCCCGTTGATCCCTATCGCCAGGCACTATCTAATCCATTTCCGTCGGCACCTTACACAACTGTGGGGCATTTATTCATGAGTAGTGCCGTCAGGAATGCTCGGCCTAATGTATCCTTTCGGTCACGCTCTCCAGCTCGGAACACCACTGTTGTTACGAGCCCCAAGTTCGCTCACTACACCACCATATACAACATCGAGAACGAGGCGAGCCCCAGCAGCATGAACCCTAAGGTAAGAACGCAGGTTTATCAGACAACAACGAGAATGGCGGGGACTAGCATGGCCCTCAGGCGTCTCGTTAAGATGTCTACCACCGCGGAGGAATGCGCTGCTGTCAGCGAGTTGTTTCGGCAATATCGTCATCCTAATTTAGTTCCTCTGACCAATGTCTTGGTAACAGACGAATTTGTAATGGGAAGTGCCGACGTCATCATGGAGTATAAGTTCATAACAGGTGCGAAAAGTTTGAATGAGGCTTTCATCAACGAGGGGAAGGCAACGGAGGGACTTTTATGGTCCTTTGCTTGTCAGATGGTTAGCCTCATGCGTGCGTTTCACGAGACGTCTACACCACTGCGCGGTCTCCACTGGACAAAGATACTTTTTGTTCCGGTATCTTCCCGATTTTACTTCAGTGGTGTAGGGTTTATGGATGTCATGGAGCCGAAGGGATCTGCGCACCAGTCGGCGGCTTTAATGAAGCATGATATTCAGTCTCTGGGGTTGCTCCTTCTCCAACTTTCTACGGGGAATAGCAACGCCAAACCTGAAGACTTTACCGCTCAACCTGCGAAGGGCTACTCAGGCATCTTTTGGTTGCTCGTAAAGGCATGCATAGACGGCACCGCAGATGTGGTAACTTTGTGCCGTGCTTTGGGGGAACGAATGTCGATGGAGGTTGCACATCAAGAGGGGCATGCAGATCGCTTGATTTCGCAGTGCGGAAAGGAAGCTCACAATGGTCGGATCATGCGGCTGATGATCAAACTCAATTTCGTGCTTGAGTCCCTCCATGACTTTCCCGAACACAGCGCGGAAGCCAACAATCGTTATGCGCTTCGCCTCTTCAGTCAATACGTGTTCAACCAAGTTGACGAGCGACATCGGACGCGTTTGGATTGGGGGCATGTATTTCATTCTTTAAATAAGCTTGACTGTGGATCTGAGGAGTTGGTGCAATTAATTGGAAATGACGAAAGTAACACAATCCTAGTCATTTCGTACCGTGATCTGAGAGACACACTCGAAAGAGCCTTTGAACAACTTCAGCCCCCTCCGAACGAGGGGGACGTGCAACCCTTCACAGTTACGGTGGGAACGACATCGGCAACGTTGTAATCAATGCGTTCATACGTTCGGGTTGTGCGGTGGACCAAAAGGTGCATGCGCGACAACATGAGGTCCAGGTATGAGAAGGGAgtatttttgttccttttctgccccttctgcttttcctccttccccccttcctttGTTACGTGGGGTTAACATTAACCCATTTTATATGCCGTTGAGTCTGAGGTGTCCGCTGGGCCCGTTCTTCTTTGTGGATTCTGACGAtaattcttctttcttttttctccccttcactttcctttttttttcactttttttagGTTTGTCGGGTTGATAGCAACTCCAGGAACAAAGGTGGAAGGGGACTTGCTTAGCGTCCTTGTTGCGTCAGACGGGAGGTGTATAGTTTGTctcgttcttctttttgctttagCTCTGAAGGGGAGGTCTTGTcctaaacaaaataaaataaagggagGTCAGTTGTTGCCTGTCAGACACACGGTAACCATTTAGGATCCTCCTCAGTTATTAGGGCCAGGTGTGAGTTGCATAGACGCTCCCAAATACGCATACGCGTTTAAACTTAACACAGCAGAAAGGGAATTAACCATGACGGAAATGACGAAGGATGTTTTGATCGCCGCgtgcaaaaaaaacggcGGTTACGCGGCTCCTCGTCTAAATGATCAACTTTTCCTTCAATGTCGTGGGTTCCTCCGTATCGAAAATCTTGAGGAATATGTAAATCTAAAGGTTTTGTGGCTGGAGCAGAATGCCATTAGCGATTTTTATGGAATAGAGACACTACAGCAGttagtttctttgtttgtgcaAAACAATACAATTTCATCCCTCGACACACTTCCCCCGTTGAATGGTCTCCGCGTGCTTAATATATCTCACAACTACCTGACTTCCCTTTCGGGTATTGCAGCGGGATGCCCGCAATTAGAAACACTTCAGGCGTCCCATAACCGTATTGGAAGTCTGAAAGAATGCTGCAGCCTTTGGGATCTCAAAGACACCCTGACGAGTGTGGATCTTTCCTTCAACAAAATCGAGATTGGGGAGGGTGATATGGGACCAGTGGAGTTTTTTGGACAGTTGCCGAATGTGAGCGTCATCTATTTTCATGGAAACCCCGGAAGTCATGGCATGAAGGGTTACCGCCGTAGTATGATTCTCCATTTACCACAGCTAAAGTACTTGGATGAGCGACCCGTCTTCACTGAGGAGCGACGTGTTGTGGAGGCGTGGGGTAGTGGAGGGGAGGCTGCGGAGGGACGTGAGCGTGAGGCCATTCgtaaggagaaaaaggacCACTTGCAGAGTTGTGTAAAGGTTTTGTATGACCGTATGGAGGAAAACAGGGAGGTTAGGGACCGATTGACAAAACAGtgggaggagaggagagcaGTGGAAATGGAGTGGTGGAAGGAGGAGCGGCGCAAACAACGTACCCAAGTGAGTGAGCTTGAGGGTTCGGAGGAACTGTCGAGGAACCTCCTCACTGCggctgaagaagaagaatatgCAACTATAGTGAAGGACTTCCGTGTGGGAGGGGATGCAATTCGCGCTTCAGAGGTGGAACGCCGCAAAGCTtatgaacaacaacaggccGTTGAGGCTGTTCGAGCAGCTGCACTCAGAGAgattgaggaggaggaggagaaggaaggagaggcCACCGTGGAGGGGTCTGAACGTgcagtttttctttccgaCGAGGATATGCTgcaggaggtggaggaggagataTTTAAGGTTCTGGGATCTGTAGAGAAGGATCCGTATGTCGGCCGGACGTCACTTAAGATGGGACGCGCCGTAGGTGCCGCCACGTCGCGGTTATGTGGAGACCAGAGCAAACGCAAGTCACGTAACGGAATTTGGGAGAAGTTTTATTCGTGGGAGAAACGTATAGAGTAAGTACTGACCGGTTGTTCTTTCAGGTCTTAAAGATGTATAACTGATGCATAGACACGGAGCGCGAGCGGGTGCTTGCGTACTTGCTGGCTTGTttcctgaaaaaaaaacacattttCACCGCTTTAGGGGGGATGTTTCTGGTGtttgtcctctttttttttttgtagaaaAGTCCCTTcccatatatttttaaaaaaacctaCTTGTCACCCAGCGACCTTCTTCCTATTTCagtgttttgtttacttcaattgttgttgtagttttACTTTCCCATACTCTGTacagttttctttgttttgagCCCCACTCAATTCACTTGTTGCGATGCTGAgctttgatttttttttcttcttgctccttctttcctgtttatATTCTATTCGTGATACGTTACACCGCTTTGTGGAGGGGAGCCCGTGTCGGGTTGTGGGCCAGAAGACGATGTTAGGGTCCCTACCGAGTGTCGTTCTTGTTACCGGTGGAGCAGGCCTTGTTGGACGAGCTGTTGAGGTCGTGACGAAGCGAAACGCGTGCGCAGATGAGCGTTGGGTTTTTCTCTCCCGACATGACGCCGACCTTCGCTCCATGGCGGCCACGAGGTGCGTTTTCGAAAGGCACAAGCCGACGCACGTTCTTCATTTGGCAGCGAGGGTGGGTGGGCTTTTCAAAAATATGGCTGCTCCTGTCGAAATGTGGATTGACAACGTCTCCATAAACAATAACGTGCTGGAGTGCTGTCGCACGTATGGCGTGCGGAAGGCAGTTTCATGTTTGTCCACTTGCATATTCCCTGAAAGAGCAACATATCCAATAGGAGAAGAAACACTCCATGATGGCCCACCGCACTACTCAAATGAGCAGTACGCGTATGCCAAGCGTATGATTGATGTATTGAATCGTGCCTACAACAAAGAGTACGGCTGCCGCTTCACCTCAGTTATACCAACGAATGTTTATGGCCCCCACGACAACTACAATCTGCAGGATTCTCACGTTATCCCTGGGCTCATTCATAAGTTCTATTTGGCGAAACGAGAAAATAAACCTATGGTTATTATGGGTACTGGAAGGCCGCTGCGGCAATTTGTGTATAGCGAAGACTTGGCCGAGCTTATTGTCTGGGTGCTGCGTCACTATGATGAGGTGGAGCCAATTATTCTGTCGGTGGATGAGTGTGATGAGTTATGTATTGCCGACGTTGCGAAACTCATTGCCCAGTCAATAGGGTTTACGGGCAATATCGTCTTTGACCCAAGCAAGGCAGACGGTCAGTATCGCAAGACAGCAGACAATGCTAAGCTACGCCGCTATTTGCCAGATTATAGGTTCACCCCAGTGGCGGAAGGTATCCAACGTTCCGTCGAATGGTTTATCGCTAACTACGATGTCGCACGGAAGTGAAGGCCGGTAGGGAGGACGTTTACAGCGCCTCACGAAACGCTTATATAACATCGTACTTGCACACTTGCTTCAGTGCGTTGGTTGATACACACAAATCATTTATGCTGCCTCCCTTTCCTTATCGTCTTTTGGTGAGAAACAACCTACTTGTGTCTAAACTTTCCACGGTGCCTTTTAGTTCACCTCTGGTTCTTTGCATAATGGCATTATAACGCAGCATCTAACGCTTTGACTGAAAAGTAAGGGTTCCCACCTTTCACCTACCTTTCTGCCCCTCACGCTTTCACATGGGCGCGTACcatataaaaatgaagcaCTTTTACCTCGGACATCGAGTCataaaaaattaaggaaaaaaggaatggcCCCAAAGTCTGCTACAAAGTCTGCTGCCGCTACCAAGGCGTCTGCACCGAAAAATGATCCCAAGAAGAACGCCCCGAAAGCTGCAGCACCCAAACCAGCAGCAACTGCGCCGAAGGCTGCTGCCGCAAAGGAGGCGAAGGCACGCCCCGCTGCCGGCACCCACAACGGTGTGTATGTGAAGAACTGGGGTCAGGGTTCCGTTACTGACGCCACAAGGATCTTCAGTGCTGCTGGCAAGGTTGTCAGTGCTCAGATCCGTCGGCGCCGCTACGCCATTATCTTCTTCGAGAACGCCGCAGCCGTGAGGAAGGCGATTGATCTATTCAATGAAAAGGAGGTACTTGGCGCTAAAGTGACCGTAAGCCCTGCCAAAACCAGCCCGAAGCCTGACCCGCATGAGGGCTCTTCCGTTGTGTTCCTGTCGCCCATCTTCCGTACGTCGACAACGAATGGGCAAATTCGTGAACTCTTCACCGGTATGAGAGTTTTGCGCATTCGGACGTACCATCAGAACTATGCTTACGTGTACCTTGACTCGGCTGCTGCAGCGCAGAagtttgtgaaggagaagaaCGGCACCGAGTTCCGCGGCAAGAAGCTACGTGTGGCTCTTTCAACTCGCTCGCttcagaaggaaaaggaccGTGCGGAGCGCGCGAACCTCCTCTCGGATGCCCACAACTTCAAGAAGGATGCCAAGAAGGACATCAAGAGGGATGATAAGAAGGATCCAAAGAAGGATTCAAGgaggaatgaaaagaaggatgcCAAGAGGAAGCAGTGAGTTCGTCTTCATTTTTTATCGAATGCTCAGGGTAAAACGttaatatttgttttatttatttattttccgtCGTAGCGTTTATCTGGTTTGTAGTACCTTCGTGACTATTATTCCCGTTTCTGAAGCAACGCAGTTTTGTAATGGGAGTTTCGATGAGCTAGCTGTTTGCGGTACACACTAcactttttttcgtttgcctCAGTCTTGCGGCCAGAGTGCTGAACCGAGAAAGCTCAAGGAAGTTATTCTCGGTCGTGTGAATGTCACTTCCCTTGTCTTTAGGTTAGTTATTTTTACCCCTTTCCTCATCAAAAAGCCATATGCTGCTGAAAAAGTTGCCGGTTTTTGTCGGTACGGAGTTTTTGACCGACGCGCATCTGGCCATAATGACTTCAGGAGGTGTTTCTATACCGCTAGAAATGGAAAGCAGGTGCAAAGAACTTCATCCTAACCATCGGGTACCGTACGTTCTTTCACGTCTGGCGGCTTCTTCTGCCCTATCGACTGTTCTGGGAAAACCTATTACCTTTTCCGGTAGTCGTCACGATGCAGAACAGTACGATGCAAATCTCTCCCTTTCTCACGAAGACTTTGTTGGGGCTGCAGTGGCTTGGCGGAAGGGAACGTCAAATGCCATTGGTATTGACGTGGTTGATGTGCAGCAGCTTGAACGCGTTGTAAAGCGCTTCCCGCAGTTTGCTGCGCGTTTCATGCCTCGCTGCGATCTCAGCGCTCTGAGTTCCGTTGATGCGTGTAATATTGAGCGAACTTTCCGTGGTCACGCCGACCAGGTTACTGTTACGTTGTCTCAGCACTGGGGTTTGCGTGAATGTTGTGTCAAACTTGTTGGCGTTGAGGGCCGCACGTTTCCTTTTGAGTGTTTCCGTGGTCCTCGTGCTTATTTTCCCGACCGTTTCAAGGCACAAGTGGTGGAGGAAGGCTCTGATGCTTTGCGGGCTGCAGGCTTGAATTCCAGTCTATTTGTCTCAACTTGGCCCGAGCTTTTGAAACTACCCTCCGGGGATGTTAAACCATATATCGTAGTCGTGGCTGCGTGCCCCCGTAAGAGTGCCGTTTAACAGGGAGTTGTTCCGCTTATATTTGCTTTGTGTTGCGACACCGAAGTGGTGATGTGGCCTGTAAATGGTACAAACATCAGTTTCATAACATTGTCTTTGAGGCGGTACgactttttaattttcgccttattgttgtttcttgATGCCCTTTAGCAAGTAAGCAAAACACTTTCACCTCGGACATCGAGTaataaaaagcaaaggaaagaatg
Proteins encoded in this window:
- a CDS encoding GDP-L-fucose synthetase, putative, which codes for MLSFDFFFFLLLLSCLYSIRDTLHRFVEGSPCRVVGQKTMLGSLPSVVLVTGGAGLVGRAVEVVTKRNACADERWVFLSRHDADLRSMAATRCVFERHKPTHVLHLAARVGGLFKNMAAPVEMWIDNVSINNNVLECCRTYGVRKAVSCLSTCIFPERATYPIGEETLHDGPPHYSNEQYAYAKRMIDVLNRAYNKEYGCRFTSVIPTNVYGPHDNYNLQDSHVIPGLIHKFYLAKRENKPMVIMGTGRPLRQFVYSEDLAELIVWVLRHYDEVEPIILSVDECDELCIADVAKLIAQSIGFTGNIVFDPSKADGQYRKTADNAKLRRYLPDYRFTPVAEGIQRSVEWFIANYDVARK
- a CDS encoding Pab1p-dependent poly(A) ribonuclease subunit, putative produces the protein MDSKGRGSKANALGCANVVGTAANAVTNNNGSNSNQHPYARRHVNNSGGAFVNAFLASPTSLYNTPQPVDPYRQALSNPFPSAPYTTVGHLFMSSAVRNARPNVSFRSRSPARNTTVVTSPKFAHYTTIYNIENEASPSSMNPKVRTQVYQTTTRMAGTSMALRRLVKMSTTAEECAAVSELFRQYRHPNLVPLTNVLVTDEFVMGSADVIMEYKFITGAKSLNEAFINEGKATEGLLWSFACQMVSLMRAFHETSTPLRGLHWTKILFVPVSSRFYFSGVGFMDVMEPKGSAHQSAALMKHDIQSLGLLLLQLSTGNSNAKPEDFTAQPAKGYSGIFWLLVKACIDGTADVVTLCRALGERMSMEVAHQEGHADRLISQCGKEAHNGRIMRLMIKLNFVLESLHDFPEHSAEANNRYALRLFSQYVFNQVDERHRTRLDWGHVFHSLNKLDCGSEELVQLIGNDESNTILVISYRDLRDTLERAFEQLQPPPNEGDVQPFTVTVGTTSATL